A single Mangrovimonas sp. YM274 DNA region contains:
- a CDS encoding RDD family protein, with protein sequence MENRIKAFAIDYLIMCIIGYLTFKITDNIFLGIMIIYPITMNKDFLNGKSIGKRLFNIQVQNLTDQKASEWKCSLRNFLFIIPFDLIFTIFSPTRRIGDRIAGTKIGINKDCTLKTIRNELKNYRINKKLIFGLLFALANTYALIWLYEIILS encoded by the coding sequence TTGGAAAATAGAATTAAAGCATTTGCAATAGACTATTTGATTATGTGTATAATCGGATATTTAACATTTAAAATTACGGATAATATATTTTTAGGAATAATGATAATCTATCCAATAACAATGAACAAAGATTTTCTCAATGGAAAAAGCATTGGAAAAAGACTATTCAATATACAAGTTCAAAATCTGACGGACCAAAAAGCATCTGAATGGAAATGCTCATTACGGAATTTTCTTTTCATCATTCCATTCGACCTAATATTTACAATTTTCAGTCCAACTCGAAGAATTGGCGACCGAATTGCAGGAACCAAAATTGGAATTAATAAAGATTGTACTTTAAAAACTATAAGGAATGAATTAAAAAATTATCGTATTAATAAAAAACTGATTTTTGGTTTGTTATTCGCTTTAGCAAACACATACGCATTGATATGGCTCTATGAAATAATATTGAGCTAA
- a CDS encoding helix-turn-helix domain-containing protein, translating to MKHEKQHWRKKSYQKVNLETKLLVVDQILNGQLSNNQASKKYEVPRTTITYWLRKYSTLVQRNTGMSKNDEIKKLKERIEELEFQKDFQQDIIADMELITGVDMSKKSLPKTLAKEIEQKKKDRLKENGSMDVLGYLSKPSTKDSKHNKNKK from the coding sequence ATGAAACACGAAAAACAACACTGGCGAAAAAAAAGCTACCAAAAAGTCAATCTAGAGACCAAACTTCTGGTCGTTGACCAAATCCTTAACGGACAATTGTCCAACAACCAAGCTTCCAAAAAATATGAGGTTCCCAGAACCACCATAACCTATTGGTTAAGAAAATATAGTACCTTAGTGCAACGAAACACTGGTATGAGCAAAAACGACGAAATTAAAAAGCTGAAAGAGCGTATTGAAGAACTGGAGTTCCAAAAGGACTTCCAACAGGACATTATCGCTGATATGGAACTTATTACAGGCGTCGATATGTCAAAAAAGTCATTGCCCAAAACATTAGCAAAAGAGATAGAGCAAAAGAAAAAAGACCGTTTAAAAGAAAATGGCTCTATGGATGTTTTGGGATATCTAAGCAAGCCTTCTACAAAAGACTCAAAACACAACAAAAACAAGAAATAG
- a CDS encoding STM3941 family protein, producing MESVKYYRNSKSKTKDISLSIFLFLIGVTLTYLDNFVVGILISIIALIIIVRALLKLPSVTVNELGIVTKVNGIGLTKWDYIQGFEIKKLFNTTCIALIIKDQDKYINSKNKIIQKLIKSNLSKVGSPVIIPSQEFNKDLNIVIKEFENFLKNHKK from the coding sequence ATGGAATCTGTAAAATATTATCGAAATTCAAAAAGCAAAACAAAAGATATTTCACTATCAATCTTTCTTTTTTTAATTGGAGTAACTCTCACTTATTTAGACAATTTCGTAGTAGGAATTTTAATTTCTATCATAGCACTCATTATCATTGTCCGAGCTTTGTTAAAGCTGCCAAGTGTAACAGTAAATGAATTAGGTATTGTGACTAAAGTAAATGGTATTGGATTAACCAAATGGGATTATATTCAAGGATTTGAGATTAAAAAATTATTTAATACTACTTGTATTGCTTTAATTATAAAGGACCAAGACAAATACATTAATTCAAAGAATAAAATAATTCAAAAATTAATAAAAAGTAACCTATCTAAAGTTGGTAGTCCAGTCATTATTCCTTCACAAGAATTTAATAAGGATTTAAACATAGTAATAAAGGAATTTGAAAACTTTCTTAAAAATCATAAAAAATAA
- a CDS encoding IS3 family transposase, with protein sequence MSKQAFYKRLKTQQKQEIDQLKLISLVKGYRKKVGSKTGGIKLYSELKQDFIDANIKIGRDKFYRFLRLNRLLIPKAKNYITTTNSNHMFKKYKNLVKDHVPTRPEQLWVSDITYIKTENGHNYLALVTDAYSKQIMGYKLDSHMRTSLCKDALAMAIKNRKYRNQKLIHHSDRGFQYCNPKYSQFAEQNGITMSMTEQYDPYENAVAERINRTLKHEYGLKQTIKNTELAQKMTQQAVYIYNNLRAHFSLDLRKPAEVHLNPNINYKSYRKNNVILNPITI encoded by the coding sequence ATATCTAAGCAAGCCTTCTACAAAAGACTCAAAACACAACAAAAACAAGAAATAGACCAACTAAAACTAATTTCTTTAGTTAAGGGTTACCGTAAAAAAGTAGGCTCTAAAACTGGTGGAATCAAGCTCTACAGTGAGCTGAAACAAGATTTTATAGATGCCAATATTAAGATTGGAAGAGATAAATTCTACAGGTTTCTAAGGCTTAACAGATTACTAATACCTAAAGCCAAAAATTACATCACTACAACAAACTCCAACCACATGTTCAAAAAATATAAAAACCTTGTTAAGGACCACGTCCCCACCCGACCAGAACAGCTTTGGGTAAGCGACATAACATACATTAAAACCGAAAACGGACACAACTACCTAGCATTGGTAACCGATGCCTATTCCAAGCAAATTATGGGGTATAAACTAGACAGCCATATGAGAACATCTCTTTGCAAAGATGCACTCGCCATGGCCATTAAAAACAGAAAATATCGCAACCAAAAGCTCATCCATCATTCTGACAGAGGGTTCCAGTACTGCAATCCCAAATACTCGCAGTTTGCTGAACAAAACGGCATTACCATGAGTATGACAGAACAATACGATCCTTATGAAAACGCCGTTGCAGAACGTATTAACAGAACCCTAAAACATGAATATGGGCTGAAACAAACCATTAAAAACACGGAACTAGCCCAGAAAATGACACAGCAAGCGGTCTATATTTACAACAACCTAAGAGCTCATTTTAGCCTGGATCTAAGAAAACCTGCCGAAGTACATCTCAATCCAAACATCAACTACAAATCGTATCGAAAAAATAATGTAATTTTAAATCCAATAACGATTTGA
- a CDS encoding helix-turn-helix domain-containing protein has product MKHEKQHWRKKSYQKVNLETKLLVVDQILNGQLSNNQASKKYEVPRTTIAYWLRKYSTLVQRNTGMSKNDEIKKLKERIEELEFQKDFQQDIIADMELITGVDMSKKSLPKTLAKEIEQKKKDRLKENGSMDVLGYLSKPSTKDSKHNKNKK; this is encoded by the coding sequence ATGAAACACGAAAAACAACACTGGCGAAAAAAAAGCTACCAAAAAGTCAATCTAGAGACCAAACTTCTGGTCGTTGACCAAATCCTTAACGGACAATTGTCCAACAACCAAGCTTCCAAAAAATATGAGGTTCCCAGAACTACCATAGCCTATTGGTTAAGAAAATACAGTACCTTAGTGCAACGAAACACTGGTATGAGCAAAAACGACGAAATTAAAAAGCTGAAAGAGCGTATTGAAGAACTGGAGTTCCAAAAGGACTTTCAACAGGACATTATCGCTGATATGGAACTTATTACAGGCGTCGATATGTCAAAAAAGTCATTGCCCAAAACATTGGCAAAAGAGATAGAGCAAAAGAAAAAAGACCGTTTAAAAGAAAATGGCTCTATGGATGTTTTGGGATATCTAAGCAAGCCTTCTACAAAAGACTCAAAACACAACAAAAACAAGAAATAG
- a CDS encoding transposase, translating to MYKNDKVIRRYSESFKLKILDELTTGKLNKNQLGKLYGINPTTINEWIRKYERKDLMNTRVKVETKDEITRIKELQKEIEQLKKLLLKKDLDAMVLDSYLEVAAEKLGYKNVIELKKKLNTKP from the coding sequence ATGTACAAAAATGACAAAGTAATTAGACGCTACAGCGAATCGTTTAAATTGAAAATTTTAGACGAACTTACCACCGGAAAACTCAACAAGAACCAATTAGGAAAACTTTACGGAATAAACCCTACAACCATTAACGAATGGATCAGGAAATATGAGCGTAAAGACCTAATGAACACACGTGTTAAAGTGGAAACAAAAGACGAAATAACTAGAATCAAAGAGCTACAAAAGGAAATTGAACAGCTAAAAAAACTACTGCTCAAAAAGGATCTTGATGCAATGGTATTGGACTCTTATCTAGAAGTGGCTGCTGAGAAACTGGGCTACAAAAACGTGATAGAACTCAAAAAAAAACTAAATACCAAGCCTTAA
- a CDS encoding HAD domain-containing protein: MATIKKDMYLVLDLDGVLITTPPWKPDQIASDGYSEFNKSCTENLNRLLTLVEFKIWLSSTRRTTKTLTEFNTLFKNRGIKTQITGFLPQYAECKNRKEEILKFLTEFKISDFLIIDDDKTLNGLENTIKNKLILTELTKGFNSEKLKEATEKIKNCSQHRV, encoded by the coding sequence TTGGCTACAATTAAAAAAGACATGTATTTAGTTCTAGATTTAGATGGTGTTTTAATAACAACTCCACCTTGGAAACCAGACCAAATTGCTTCGGACGGATATTCTGAATTTAACAAATCTTGCACAGAAAACTTAAATCGCCTTCTAACTCTTGTAGAATTTAAGATTTGGCTAAGTTCTACTCGACGAACTACAAAAACTTTGACTGAATTTAATACGCTTTTTAAAAATCGAGGAATTAAAACCCAAATTACTGGATTTCTTCCTCAATACGCTGAATGCAAAAACCGTAAAGAAGAAATACTAAAATTTTTAACGGAATTTAAAATATCTGATTTTCTTATAATTGATGATGATAAAACTTTAAATGGATTAGAAAACACAATAAAAAACAAACTTATATTGACCGAACTAACAAAAGGATTTAATTCGGAAAAACTGAAAGAAGCTACTGAAAAAATAAAAAACTGTAGCCAACACCGTGTATAA
- a CDS encoding DUF4348 domain-containing protein, protein MKHYILAIFTFVIISCKQYSNENKVVGLTQVETNIPANVDSDFRLFLDFFNKDSIFQLNRIDFPIKVKDFQKVEFELNERVINKIDYSLKTFQINKTSDLEDFGEYEQIIKIENEKAIIEISGIGNGIAIDYEFAKVNGKWKLITWTDQST, encoded by the coding sequence ATGAAACATTACATTCTCGCCATATTCACATTTGTTATAATAAGCTGTAAACAATACAGTAATGAAAACAAAGTTGTGGGTTTAACTCAAGTAGAAACAAATATTCCAGCCAATGTTGATTCTGACTTTAGATTATTCCTCGATTTTTTTAATAAAGATTCTATTTTTCAATTAAACAGAATTGACTTTCCCATAAAAGTAAAGGATTTTCAAAAAGTAGAATTTGAACTAAATGAAAGAGTAATTAATAAAATAGACTATAGCTTAAAAACTTTTCAAATAAACAAGACTTCTGACTTAGAAGACTTTGGAGAATATGAGCAAATCATAAAAATTGAAAATGAAAAAGCAATAATTGAGATCAGCGGAATAGGAAACGGAATAGCAATCGACTATGAATTTGCAAAAGTTAATGGAAAATGGAAGTTAATTACTTGGACAGACCAATCAACGTAA
- a CDS encoding DUF1963 domain-containing protein translates to MWNIFKKLFSGEETKEEKSHFDKYRDDLKAEGLSTYEDLIGQVKPLLKKATKLIVEKPSRPPENSQLKSHFGGQPYFEENEEWPKTKSGKNFDFIFQIFNNTDNGLPDDIQLFQFYYDFDEFPWDSDSEGWLVKTYDKINEDEIKMISRPTELEKSKYCELTFEPIVSLPDWQGLYSICPNANKLSGILNEDSPWENYEKVCKNLIGEQNYQSQIGGYPKWIQGESTPRNPNNSLMDLLIQIDSEENSGIMWGDQGMIYFFYNIETRRIEFMLQCY, encoded by the coding sequence ATGTGGAATATATTTAAAAAGCTATTTAGCGGAGAAGAAACTAAAGAAGAGAAATCTCATTTTGATAAGTATCGTGATGATTTAAAGGCTGAAGGTTTATCAACATATGAAGATTTAATTGGACAAGTAAAACCACTGTTAAAGAAAGCCACAAAACTGATCGTTGAGAAACCATCTAGACCACCTGAAAATTCACAATTAAAATCTCATTTTGGTGGGCAACCTTACTTCGAGGAAAATGAAGAATGGCCTAAGACTAAATCAGGTAAAAACTTTGATTTTATTTTCCAAATCTTTAATAACACTGATAATGGATTACCAGATGATATTCAGTTATTTCAATTTTATTATGACTTTGATGAGTTTCCATGGGATTCTGACTCTGAAGGATGGTTAGTAAAAACCTATGACAAAATTAATGAAGATGAAATAAAAATGATTTCTCGCCCAACAGAACTCGAAAAATCCAAATATTGTGAATTGACTTTTGAACCAATTGTGTCTCTCCCAGATTGGCAAGGCCTTTATTCTATTTGCCCCAATGCAAATAAGCTATCTGGCATATTAAATGAGGATTCACCCTGGGAAAACTATGAGAAAGTTTGCAAAAACTTAATTGGAGAGCAAAACTATCAAAGTCAAATTGGAGGTTACCCCAAATGGATACAAGGAGAAAGTACACCAAGGAACCCTAACAATAGCTTAATGGATTTGTTGATTCAAATTGATTCTGAAGAAAATTCTGGGATAATGTGGGGTGACCAAGGAATGATTTATTTCTTTTATAATATTGAAACAAGAAGAATTGAATTCATGCTTCAATGTTATTAA
- a CDS encoding IS3 family transposase: MRAKTKSEGFASLTTVCACFGLKRDAYYKYHTRETERLKLEKRIIEIVKKRRKSLPREGVRKMIKSLDVEFTKANIKVGRDTLLNVLRANNMLTLRKKYSAKTTNSLHRFRKYKNIAKDVIVTRSNQVWVSDITYIRTLKGFCYLALITDAYSRKIVGYDLSDSLELSGCVRALNKALYQAKDIDGLIHHSDRGIQYCSNVYTQILKRKNIGISMTEENHCYENAMAERVNGILKDEFYLDQTFMDTAHAKRATKNAIKLYNEVRLHLSLDFKTPNMVYKLTA, encoded by the coding sequence ATCAGAGCTAAAACAAAGAGTGAAGGATTTGCTTCGTTAACTACTGTTTGTGCCTGTTTCGGACTCAAAAGGGATGCGTATTATAAATACCATACCAGAGAAACAGAACGTCTGAAACTAGAAAAACGGATCATAGAAATTGTAAAAAAACGTCGCAAATCCTTACCTAGAGAAGGTGTTCGAAAAATGATTAAATCATTGGATGTAGAGTTTACCAAAGCCAATATCAAAGTGGGAAGAGATACGCTTTTAAATGTACTTAGAGCCAATAATATGCTCACCTTAAGGAAAAAATACAGTGCAAAAACCACCAATTCCTTGCACAGGTTCCGTAAGTACAAGAACATTGCTAAAGATGTAATTGTAACAAGATCTAACCAGGTTTGGGTAAGTGATATCACCTACATTAGAACCTTGAAAGGATTTTGTTATCTAGCTTTGATTACTGATGCCTATTCAAGGAAGATAGTCGGTTATGATCTTAGTGATAGCTTGGAACTAAGCGGTTGTGTTAGGGCATTAAATAAGGCGTTATATCAAGCTAAGGACATTGATGGACTCATACATCACTCTGATAGAGGGATACAATATTGCAGCAATGTATACACTCAGATACTTAAGAGAAAAAACATCGGTATAAGTATGACAGAAGAAAACCATTGCTACGAAAACGCTATGGCTGAGCGTGTAAACGGCATCCTAAAAGATGAGTTCTATCTCGATCAAACCTTTATGGATACAGCCCACGCAAAGAGAGCTACAAAAAATGCCATTAAATTATATAACGAAGTAAGATTACACTTATCTTTAGATTTTAAAACACCTAATATGGTATACAAATTAACCGCTTAA
- a CDS encoding IS3 family transposase, whose translation MSKQAFYKRLKTQQKQEIDQQKLISLVKGYRKKVGSKTGGIKLYSELKQDFINANIKIGRDKFYRFLRLNRLLIPKAKNYTTTTNSNHMFKKYKNLVKDHVPTRPEQLWVSDITYIKTENGHNYLALVTDAYSKQIMGYKLDSHMRTSLCKDALAMAIKNRKYRNQKLIHHSDRGFQYCNPKYSQFAEQNGITMSMTEQYDPYENAVAERINRTLKHEYGLKQTIKNTELAKKMTQQAVYIYNNLRAHFSLDLRKPAEVHLNPNINYKSYRKNNVILNPLTI comes from the coding sequence ATATCTAAGCAAGCCTTCTACAAAAGACTCAAAACACAACAAAAACAAGAAATAGACCAACAAAAACTAATTTCTTTAGTTAAGGGTTACCGTAAAAAAGTAGGCTCTAAAACTGGTGGAATCAAGCTCTACAGTGAACTGAAACAAGATTTTATAAATGCCAATATTAAGATTGGCAGAGATAAATTCTATAGGTTTCTAAGGCTTAACAGACTACTAATACCTAAAGCCAAAAATTACACCACTACAACAAACTCCAACCACATGTTCAAAAAATATAAAAACCTTGTTAAGGACCACGTCCCCACCCGACCAGAACAGCTTTGGGTAAGCGACATAACATACATTAAAACCGAAAACGGACACAACTACCTAGCATTGGTAACCGATGCCTATTCCAAGCAAATTATGGGGTATAAACTAGACAGCCATATGAGAACATCTCTTTGCAAAGATGCACTCGCCATGGCCATTAAAAACAGAAAATATCGCAACCAAAAGCTCATCCATCATTCTGACAGAGGGTTCCAGTACTGCAATCCCAAATACTCGCAGTTTGCTGAACAAAACGGCATTACCATGAGTATGACAGAACAATACGATCCTTATGAAAACGCCGTTGCAGAACGTATTAACAGAACCCTAAAACATGAATATGGGCTGAAACAAACCATTAAAAACACGGAACTAGCCAAAAAAATGACACAGCAAGCGGTCTATATTTACAACAACCTAAGAGCTCATTTCAGCCTGGATCTGAGAAAACCTGCCGAAGTACATCTCAATCCAAACATCAACTACAAATCGTATCGAAAAAATAATGTAATTTTAAATCCACTAACGATTTGA